Within the Thermus albus genome, the region CAAGACCCTCTTCCCGGGCATTCAGGAGGTCCAAGGGGCGGCCAAAGGCCCCTGCCAGCACCTGGGGCACCACGATGGAGGTCTGCCACAGGCCCATGTCGGTGGCGTGGGCCTCGGGGTCGCGAAGCACATCCGCCACCAAGGCCCAGTCCACCGCCAGGTAGACCCCATAGAAAAGGCCAAAGAAGAGGGATAAGAAAAGCATGACCTCATAGCGGGGAAAAAGGAGGATGAAGGGCATCAATAGGCCCAGGCCAACCCCCGAAAGGTAAATGAGGGGCTTGCGCCCGAGCCGGTCCGAAGCCCAGCCCGCAGGGATGCTGGCCAAAGCGGCCCCCAAGGAGATGAGGAGGCCCAAAAGGGCCACCGCCTGGAAGGGCTCCTGGGTGAGGGCCCGCCCTAGGGCGTGGAAAGTCCGCACCACGTCCGCCAGGTAATACTGGAGATAGGTCTGGGCCAGGTAAAACCCCAGCATCACCAGGAAGCGGGTGAGGTAGACCAAAAGAAAGTCCCGATCCGTCCAGGGCCTGGCCATGGCGGCCCAAAAGGGCCTGGGGTTGGCCTTTAGGGGTTGGTCGGGGATGACCCGCAGGCTTAAGCCCGCCCCCGCCAAGTTCAGGAGGGCCGCCAGGTACGCCTGAAAGGCCAAGGGGAAAAGGAAGCCCACCGCACCCCCGAGGATCTGGCCGGAAACCTGCAACAGCCCCATGTACCCCGAGGCGGCACCCCGTTCCCTTCGGGGGACCAGGTCGGGGATGAGGGCGGAATAGGGGCCCGTGGCCAGGTCATCCGCCACCTGCAAAAGCAGGTAGGCCAGGAGAAGCCAGAGGTAGCTGGGCGCATGGACCAAAAGGAGGAGGGCCAAGGCGGTGAGAAGGCTTCCCGAAAGGAGAAAGGGCTTCCTCCGCCCCAGGCGATCCGAGAAGTAGCCCATGACGGGGGGGCCCAATATGGCCATCACCGCCCCCAGGGCGAAGAGAAACCCCAGCCTCGAGGCCTTCTCCTCGGGAGGGGAAAGCTCCGCCACCTTGGCGGGCAGGATCACCAGGAGGACCAGGAACCACTTGAAGCTGGTGGCGAACCAGTAGGCGGAAAGGGAAAGGAGCCAGCCAGGCCCATGGCGCATGGGCCTCACCTTACCAGAGGGTAGCCTCGGGAACCACCAGAAGGGGCATAGAGCTTTGGCTGGAGAGCACCTCCACCATGCGCCCAAGCCGGTGGCGCCAGGTGCTCTTGGCCTTGGAACCCAGCACCAGAAGATCGGCCTCCCGGGCCTGGGCCAGCCGCATCAGGTCCAGCTCCTCCTCCCCCTTGCTGACCTCCACCACCCCGGAGGCCTGCAGGAGAGCCTCCAGGTGGGTCTTGGCCCTCTCCAAAACCTGGGCCAGGGCCAGGCCCCTGGGGTCCAGGTAGGTGGGGAAGCAACACCCCCCTTCCCCGCTCACCAGGTGCAGGGCAAACACCTCTGCCCCTAAGGCCTTCCCCCAGGCCTCGGCCACCCTAAAGGCGCTGAGGCTTGCGGGGCTTTCGTCCAGGCCCACGGCAATGCGTCGCACCTGGGTTAGGGCCTTGGGCAGAAGCAGCATCGGCACCTCCCCCCGGTGCAAGAGGTAGCGGGCAAGCCCCCCCCGGGCCAGGACCTCGAGGGCCCCCGTCCCCCGCTGCCCAAGGATGACCAACCGGCTTTTCAACGCCTCCCCCGCCACCACCTGAGCAGGAAAACCCCGGAGCACCCGGGCCCTAAGCCCAGTGGCAGCCAGGGCCTTTTGCGCCTCCACCTCCACCAGGCCTAGGGTTTCCTCCAACCTGGGCTTTAGGTGGGGAAGCCGACGGGCAAGGGCCTCAAAGTAAGGGGTGGGTACCACGTGGAGCAGCTCCGCGGGGATGCCGAGCCCCTCCTGAAGAAAACGGGCGCTGTCCACCACCACCTCCAACTCCTCTCCCAGGTCCACCGCAGCCAACAGGCGCATGCTTCACCCCCTGGCCCCAATATAATCCTTGCGTGCTTTGGCTTCGCGACCGCACCCTGGACCTCTCCCGCCCCCGGGTCATGGGCATCCTCAACCTCACCCCCGATTCCTTTTCCGATGGCGGCCTCTACCTGGATCCGGAAAGGGCCCTGGAAAGGGCCAAGACCCTGGTGGCGGAGGGAGCGGATCTCCTGGACCTGGGGGCCGAGTCCACCCGGCC harbors:
- a CDS encoding MFS transporter, encoding MRHGPGWLLSLSAYWFATSFKWFLVLLVILPAKVAELSPPEEKASRLGFLFALGAVMAILGPPVMGYFSDRLGRRKPFLLSGSLLTALALLLLVHAPSYLWLLLAYLLLQVADDLATGPYSALIPDLVPRRERGAASGYMGLLQVSGQILGGAVGFLFPLAFQAYLAALLNLAGAGLSLRVIPDQPLKANPRPFWAAMARPWTDRDFLLVYLTRFLVMLGFYLAQTYLQYYLADVVRTFHALGRALTQEPFQAVALLGLLISLGAALASIPAGWASDRLGRKPLIYLSGVGLGLLMPFILLFPRYEVMLFLSLFFGLFYGVYLAVDWALVADVLRDPEAHATDMGLWQTSIVVPQVLAGAFGRPLDLLNAREEGLGYLVLFSLAGALFLLGAFLVAPIRRVR
- a CDS encoding universal stress protein, whose amino-acid sequence is MRLLAAVDLGEELEVVVDSARFLQEGLGIPAELLHVVPTPYFEALARRLPHLKPRLEETLGLVEVEAQKALAATGLRARVLRGFPAQVVAGEALKSRLVILGQRGTGALEVLARGGLARYLLHRGEVPMLLLPKALTQVRRIAVGLDESPASLSAFRVAEAWGKALGAEVFALHLVSGEGGCCFPTYLDPRGLALAQVLERAKTHLEALLQASGVVEVSKGEEELDLMRLAQAREADLLVLGSKAKSTWRHRLGRMVEVLSSQSSMPLLVVPEATLW